A part of Molothrus aeneus isolate 106 unplaced genomic scaffold, BPBGC_Maene_1.0 scaffold_30, whole genome shotgun sequence genomic DNA contains:
- the KHSRP gene encoding LOW QUALITY PROTEIN: far upstream element-binding protein 2 (The sequence of the model RefSeq protein was modified relative to this genomic sequence to represent the inferred CDS: deleted 1 base in 1 codon), translated as MLLVKENVNQFSPRLFRDFRFLHQSRRLAGRGLPACPARPEASAARSRRRLRHVRVRPAPPPPPQPGAAPSAPPSAGPGAGPGGGGGGGGSGGGGGGGGGGGGGGGGGTGRKDAFADAVQRARQIAAKIGGDAAPPVPNNNAPPPDFGAFGGQKRQLEDGDQPESKKLAAQGEALPAPMGPLHPPARTTVTEEYRVPDGMVGLIIGRGGEQINKIQQDSGCKVQISPDSGGLPERSVSLTGAPEAVQKAKALLDEIVSRGRGGPPGPFPDAANGNGSVQELMIPAGKAGLVIGKGGETIKQLQERAGVKMILIQDGSQNTNVDKPLRIIGEPYKVQQACEMVLDILRERDQGGFGDRSDYGARLGGGIDVPVPRHSVGVVIGRSGEMIKKIQNDAGVRIQFKQDDGTGPEKIAHIMGPPERCEHAARIINELLQSLRSGPPGPPGPGLPPGGRGRGRAQGTWGPPGGEMTFSIPTHKCGLVIGRGGENVKAINQQTGAFVEISRQLPPNGDPNFKLFVIRGTPQQIDHAKQLIEEKIEGPLCPVGPGPGPGGPPGPAGPMGPFNPGPFNQGPPGAPPHLGDPPPHQYPPQGWGNAYPQWQPPAPHDPSKAPAPDPNAAWAAYYSHYYQQGPGPVAGQPPPAAPPVQGEPPQPPPAGQADYTKAWEEYYKKLGQQPQQPGAPHTKAWEEYYKKQAAQVASGGGPGAPPGPQPDYSAAWAEYYRQQAAYYGQSPGPAGPAGPPPPAQQGQQAQ; from the exons ATGCTATTGGTTAAGGAAAACGTCAATCAGTTCTCGCCCCGCCTTTTTCGTGATTTCCGCTTCCTCCACCAATCGCGGCGTCTCGCGGG GCGGGGCCTCCCAGCCTGCCCCGCGCGGCCTGAGGCGAGCGCGGCCCGTTCCCGTCGCCGCCTCCGCCATGTCCGAGTTCGGCCCGCGCCGCCCCCTCCGCCTCAACCGGGGGCCGCTCCCTCCGCCCCTCCCTcagccgggcccggggccggcccgggaggaggaggaggaggaggcggcagcggtggcggaggcggcggcggaggcggcggcggtggcggaGGTGGCGGAGGGACGGGGAGGAAAGACGCGTTCGCCGACGCGGTGCAGCGAGCTCGCCAG ATCGCGGCCAAAATCGGGGGGGACGCGGCCCCGCCCGTGCCCAACAACAACGCCCCCCCCCccgattttggggcttttggggggcAAAAACGGCAGCTGGAGGATGGAG ATCAGCCCGAGAGCAAGAAACTGGCGGCACAGGGGGAAG CGCTGCCGGCACCGATGGGGCCCCTGCACCCCCCTGCCAG GACGACGGTGACCGAGGAGTACCGGGTTCCTGACGGGATGGTCGGCCTCA TCATCGGCCGAGGGGGGGAACAAATCAACAAAATCCAGCAGGACTCGGGCTGCAAAGTGCAGATTTCCCCAG ACAGCGGCGGCCTGCCCGAGCGCAGCGTGTCCCTGACCGGCGCCCCCGAGGCCGTGCA GAAGGCCAAGGCCCTGCTGGATGAGATCGTGTCCCGAGGCCGGGGGGGACCCCCGGGGCCCTTCCCCGACGCCGCCAACGGCAACGGGAGCGTGCAGGAGCTGATGATCCCCGCGGGCAAGGCCGGGCTGGTCATCGGCAAGGGCGGCGAGACCATCAAACAGCTCCAG GAGCGCGCGGGGGTGAAGATGATCCTGATCCAAGACGGTTCCCAAAACACCAACGTGGACAAACCCCTGCGCATCATCGGGGAGCCCTACAAGGTGCAG CAAGCCTGTGAGATGGTGCTGGACATCCTGAGGGAGCGCGACCAGGGCGGCTTCGGCGACCGCTCGGACTACGGGGCGCGCCTGGGAGGGGGAATCGAC GTGCCGGTGCCGCGTCACTCGGTCGGGGTCGTCATCGGCCGCTCGGGGGAAATGATCAAAAAGATCCAGAACGACGCCGGGGTGCGCATCCAGTTCAAGCAAG ATGATGGAACGGGGCCGGAGAAAATCGCTCACATCATGGGACCCCCCGAGCGCTGCGAGCACGCGGCCAGGATCATCAacgagctgctgcagagcctcagg AGCggccccccaggaccccccgggccggggctgcccccggGGGGACGCGGTCGGGGCCGGGCTCAGGGCACTTGGGGCCCCCCCGGCGGGGAAATGACTTTTTCCATCCCCACCCACAAATGCGGCCTGGTCATCGGCAGAG ggggtGAGAACGTCAAGGCCATCAACCAACAGACGGGGGCGTTCGTGGAGATCTCGAGGCAGCTGCCCCCCAACGGGGACCCCAACTTCAAACTCTTCGTCATCCGCGGCACCCCCCAGCAGATCGACCACGCCAAGCAGCTCATCGAGGAGAAAATCGAG gGCCCTCTGTGCCCCGTTGGCCCCGGCCccggtcccgggggtccccccggccccgccggccccaTGGGACCCTTCAACCCCGGACCCTTCAACCAGGgcccccccggagcccccccaCA CCTGGGGGACCCCCCCCCACACCAGTACCCGCCCCAGGGTTGGGGGAACGCGTACCCCCAGTGGCAGCCGCCAGCCCCACACGACCCCA GCAAGGCGCCGGCCCCGGACCCCAACGCGGCCTGGGCCGCCTACTACTCGCACTACTACCAGCAGGGCCCGGGGCCCGTGGCCGGGcagcccccgcccgccgccccccccgtgcagggagagcccccccag cccccccccgCCGGCCAGGCCGACTACACCAAGGCCTGGGAGGAGTACTACAAGAAACTGG gCCAGCAGCCGCAGCAGCCGGGGGCCCCCCACACCAAGGCCTGGGAGGAATATTACAAAAAACAGG cCGCCCAGGTGGCCtcgggggggggtcccggggctccCCCCGGCCCCCAGCCCGACTACAGCGCGGCCTGGGCCGAGTACTACAGACAGCAGGCGGCGTACTACGGCCAGagcccggggccggcggggccagcggggccgcccccgcccgcccagcagggacagcag GCTCAGTGA
- the GTF2F1 gene encoding general transcription factor IIF subunit 1, giving the protein MAALGSSSQVVSEYVVRVPRNTPKRYNIMAFNSADRVSLSTWAQARMERDMSNKRIYAEEELPESGAGSEFHRKLREEARRKKYGIVLREFRAEDQPWLLRVNGKGGRRFRGVKKGGVTENASYYIFTQCPDGAFEAFPVRNWFNFTPLARHRTLTAEEAEEEWERRNKVLNHFSIMQQRRLRDQDEEEEEKEKGRKAPGKGGGLRIHDLEEDLELSSEESEGSEAEGEKSARPKAAGAGARRKRRRRRKGGKGSEDEALEDSDDGDFEGQEVDYMSDGSSSSGEEEPGKAKAPKEEEEGPKGIDEASESSEESEEEKGEEKEEEEEGKATPTPQEKKK; this is encoded by the exons ATGGCGGCGCTG ggcagcagctcccaggtggTCTCCGAGTACGTGGTGAGGGTGCCCAG GAACACCCCGAAACGCTACAACATCATGGCCTTCAACAGCGCCGACAGAGTGAGCCTGagcacctgggcacag GCTCGGATGGAGCGGGACATGAGCAACAAGCGCATCTACGCCGAGGAGGAGCTGCCCGAGTCGGGCGCCGGCAGCGAATTCCACCGGAAGCTGCGCGAGGAAGCGCGGAGGAAAAAATACGGAATCGTCCTGAGGGAATTCCGGGCTGAGgatcagccctggctgctcagggtCAACGGCAAAGGGGGCAGGAG GTTCCGGGGTGTCAAGAAGGGCGGCGTCACCGAGAACGCCTCCTATTACATCTTCACCCAATGCCCCGACGGAGCCTTCGAGGCTTTCCCGGTCAGGAATTGGTTCAACTTCACCCCCCTGGCCCGGCACCGCACCCTGACGGCCGAGGAGGCCGAGGAGGAGTGGGAGAG gAGGAACAAGGTGCTGAACCATTTCAGCATCATGCAGCAGCGGCGGCTGCGGGAccaggacgaggaggaggaggagaaggagaaggggaggaaggCCCCGGGCAAGGGGGGGGGGCTCAGGATCCACGACCTGGAGGAGGATCTGGAGCTGAGCTCCGAGGAGAGCGAGGGCAGCGAGGCCGAGG GCGAGAAGAGCGCGAGGCCGAAggcggccggggcgggcgcccggaggaagaggaggaggaggaggaagggcgGGAAGGGCTCGGAGGACGAAGCTCTCGAGGACAGCGACGACGGCGACTTCGAGGGCCAGGAGGTCGATTACATGTCCGACGGCTCCAG CAGCTCCGGTGAGGAAGAGCCCGGCAAAGCCAAAGCccccaaggaggaggaggaaggcccCAAAG GAATCGATGAGGCCAGCGAGAGCAGCGAGGAGAGcgaggaggagaaaggggaggagaaggaggaggaagaggagggaaaagccacccccaccccccaggagaagaagaaa